A single Argentina anserina chromosome 7, drPotAnse1.1, whole genome shotgun sequence DNA region contains:
- the LOC126803917 gene encoding sedoheptulose-1,7-bisphosphatase, chloroplastic, with translation MEASIACCSARAFLNGVSSQHSTALAAPPAISPSFSSKSLKSTSLFGESLRQVPRSSLKFSKTKQASLVTKCEIGDSLEEFLTKATPDKALIRLMMCMGEALRTISFKVRTASCGGTACVNTFGDEQLAVDMLADKLLFEALTYSHVCKYACSEEVPELQDMGGPVEGGFSVAFDPLDGSSIVDTNFTVGTIFGVWPGDKLTGVTGADQVAAAMGIYGPRTTYVIAIKGFPGTHEFLLLDEGKWQHVKETTEISEGKMFSPGNLRATFDNPDYNKLINYYVKEKYTLRYTGGMVPDVNQIIVKEKGVFTNVISPTTKAKLRLLFEVAPLGLLVENAGGYSSDGHQSVLDKVIENLDERTQVAYGSKNEIIRFEETLYGSSRLKGSVAVGAAA, from the exons ATGGAGGCCAGCATAGCCTGCTGTTCAGCTAGGGCATTCCTGAATGGCGTTTCGAGTCAGCATTCGACTGCACTGGCTGCTCCACCGGCCATCTCTCCATCTTTCAGCTCCAAG AGCCTAAAATCAACTTCCCTGTTTGGGGAATCACTAAGACAAGTGCCACGGTCATCATTGAAGTTCTCAAAGACAAAACAGGCTTCTCTGGTCACCAAGTGTGAAATTGGAGACAGTCTG GAGGAGTTCCTTACAAAGGCAACCCCCGATAAAGCGCTGATCAGGCTGATGATGTGTATGGGAGAAGCATTGAGGACTATTTCCTTCAAGGTGAGAACAGCTTCATGTGGAGGAACAGCCTGTGTTAACACTTTTGGTGATGAGCAGCTCGCCGTAGATATGCTCGCCGACAAGCTTCTGTTTGAG GCCTTAACTTACTCGCATGTCTGCAAATACGCTTGCTCCGAAGAGGTTCCAGAGCTCCAGGACATGGGAGGCCCAGTTGAAG GTGGATTCAGTGTTGCTTTTGATCCCCTGGACGGCTCCAGCATTGTCGACACCAACTTCACGGTGGGCACCATCTTTGGGGTGTGGCCTGGAGATAAGTTAACTGGCGTAACAGGGGCAGACCAAGTTGCTGCAGCTATGGGAATTTATGGTCCTAGAACTACTTATGTCATTGCCATAAAGGGCTTCCCTGGAACACACGAATTCCTTCTTCTTGATGAAG GAAAGTGGCAACATGTCAAAGAGACAACAGAGATATCTGAAGGGAAAATGTTTTCCCCTGGAAATTTGAGAGCCACATTTGACAATCCAGACTATAACAAG TTGATCAACTACTATGTCAAAGAGAAATACACATTGAGATACACCGGAGGAATGGTGCCAGATGTCAATCAG ATAATTGTAAAGGAGAAAGGGGTATTCACCAATGTTATATCTCCAACTACAAAAGCCAAGCTCAGGCTGTTGTTTGAGGTAGCTCCATTGGGGTTGTTGGTTGAGAATGCTGGAGGTTATAGTAGTGATGGTCATCAGTCTGTGCTAGACAAGGTCATCGAAAATCTCGACGAAAGAACTCAAGTTGCTTATGGATCCAAGAATGAGATCATCCGGTTTGAAGAAACTCTATACGGCTCATCCAGGCTCAAAGGAAGCGTAGCTGTTGGAGCTGCTGCTTAA
- the LOC126803748 gene encoding uncharacterized protein LOC126803748 yields the protein MASETRSVKWRGSVCGIVEAPIDKVWSMVSQTKRLVEWMPMVERCTDLAGEEGVPGYVRLVSGFMFPQEDGERSWIKEKLVSIDISKHRYVYKLEASNVGLDGSVNSVKLVDYGNDSTLVDWSYELYPLQGACEDSIIDYLGFLYKSCINRIEGAIEASSKLNSQ from the exons ATG GCCTCGGAGACTAGAAGTGTGAAATGGCGTGGATCAGTTTGTGGGATTGTTGAAGCTCCCATAGACAAAGTCTGGTCCATGGTGTCACAGACCAAAAGATTAGTAGAGTGGATGCCAATGGTTGAGCGCTGCACAGATTTAGCTGGAGAGGAAGGTGTTCCTGGTTATGTTCGACTAGTCTCGGGCTTCATGTTCCCCCAAGAAGATGGAGAAAGGTCATGGATCAAAGAGAAACTAGTATCCATAGATATATCAAAACACAGATATGTTTACAAGCTGGAGGCAAGCAATGTAGGCTTAGATGGATCTGTCAATTCAGTAAAGCTTGTAGATTACGGGAATGATTCGACACTAGTCGATTGGTCCTATGAGCTATATCCCTTACAAGGCGCATGTGAGGATAGCATTATAGACTATCTGGGATTTCTATACAAATCTTGTATTAACAGGATTGAGGGTGCTATAGAAGCATCCAGCAAATTAAATTCTCAGTAG